The Argentina anserina chromosome 3, drPotAnse1.1, whole genome shotgun sequence genome includes a region encoding these proteins:
- the LOC126786492 gene encoding protein NRT1/ PTR FAMILY 2.6-like: MENGSLSHNDQSHIITFDSGRRRGGWVTFPFIIGAILGLTLAVGGWLSNLIVFLIQEFNVESIDAAQIANVVNGSSSFFPVIGAIIADSFFGPFLVITISSCISLLGIVLLVLTVTVDSLKPQSCVMGSKICHPTSSLQYTILYTGLTLASLGVGGTRFTIATMGANQLDKPTNQATFFNWYFISIYSASSIALTVIVYMEDNMGFTWGFGVAIVANFIGLAIFLSGARFYNFNKPQGSPFVGLARVIVASTWKRNLQHSSETRDYCYYEHEGETDRMATTPSRSFSFLNRAVQKAKGDIRQDGTIAKPWKLCTVQQVEDFKTVIRIMPLWSTSILLATPIGMQSGLTILQVLTMDRHLGSHFQIPAGSVAVIILISSIIFLALIDRVLCPLWQKLTGHFPTPLQRIGLGHIVNVLAMAVSALVESKRLKISQDHPGATTVPMLALWLFPQLALVGIGEAFHFPGQVALYYQEFPSSLKSTATAMISLVIGIAFYLGTGVINVVQRATRWLPNNINDGKLANVYWMLVVIGVVNFGYYVVCAKSYKYQNVKHTDGNLDDGLDSAKK, translated from the exons ATGGAGAATGGTTCCCTCTCCCACAATGATCAATCCCATATCATAACCTTTGATTCCGGTCGCAGGCGTGGTGGTTGGGTCACCTTTCCCTTCATCattg GAGCTATATTAGGCTTGACACTTGCAGTGGGAGGATGGCTCTCAAACCTGATAGTATTTCTGATTCAAGAATTCAATGTAGAGAGTATTGATGCTGCTCAGATTGCAAACGTGGTTAACGGTTCTTCCAGCTTTTTCCCAGTCATCGGAGCAATCATAGCCGACTCATTCTTTGGCCCGTTCTTGGTTATTACCATTTCTTCCTGCATTTCCTTGCTG GGTATCGTTCTTTTGGTATTAACTGTGACAGTTGATTCGCTGAAGCCTCAATCTTGTGTTATGGGATCAAAAATATGccatccaacctcaagtctgCAATATACAATTTTGTATACTGGTCTAACCTTGGCATCACTTGGCGTGGGAGGTACACGCTTTACCATAGCAACAATGGGAGCTAATCAATTGGATAAACCTACAAATCAAGCAACTTTCTTTAACTGGTACTTCATTAGCATATACTCTGCTTCAAGCATAGCTCTAACTGTCATCGTGTACATGGAGGACAATATGGGTTTTACGTGGGGTTTTGGCGTAGCTATTGTTGCAAATTTTATTGGCTTGGCCATTTTCTTATCTGGAGCCCGTTTCTATAACTTTAATAAGCCTCAAGGGAGTCCGTTTGTCGGTTTAGCTCGTGTCATTGTTGCGTCTACCTGGAAAAGGAATCTTCAACACTCATCCGAAACCAGGGACTATTGTTACTATGAGCATGAAGGAGAGACGGACAGGATGGCTACAACACCTAGCAGGAGCTTCAG CTTCCTTAACCGTGCAGTACAGAAAGCTAAAGGAGACATCAGACAAGATGGGACAATTGCAAAGCCATGGAAACTATGCACAGTTCAACAAGTAGAAGATTTCAAGACAGTTATAAGAATAATGCCATTATGGTCAACAAGCATATTATTAGCTACCCCAATAGGAATGCAAAGCGGCTTGACTATCTTGCAAGTTCTAACCATGGACCGCCACTTAGGCTCTCATTTCCAAATACCAGCCGGGTCTGTTGCTGTCATCATTCTAATTTCCAGTATCATCTTTCTCGCCCTCATTGATAGAGTACTGTGTCCCCTGTGGCAGAAGTTAACCGGCCATTTCCCGACACCCCTCCAACGTATAGGTTTAGGGCACATTGTAAATGTGTTGGCCATGGCGGTTTCAGCACTGGTGGAGTCCAAGAGGCTCAAAATATCCCAAGATCATCCTGGTGCAACTACTGTCCCTATGTTGGCATTATGGCTATTCCCACAATTGGCTTTGGTAGGAATTGGAGAGGCATTTCATTTTCCAGGACAAGTTGCGTTGTATTATCAAGAATTCCCTTCATCGCTAAAATCCACAGCAACAGCAATGATCTCTTTGGTTATCGGGATTGCATTTTATTTGGGAACAGGTGTGATTAATGTGGTTCAAAGGGCTACAAGATGGCTACCAAACAACATAAACGATGGAAAGCTAGCGAACGTGTACTGGATGCTAGTTGTAATTGGAGTGGTAAACTTTGGTTATTATGTAGTGTGTGCAAAGTCGTACAAGTATCAAAATGTAAAGCATACAGATGGTAATTTGGACGATGGCTTGGATTCTGCTAAGAagtga
- the LOC126786491 gene encoding uncharacterized protein LOC126786491 has translation MPSPSLSYFNQTKASCLPGTHKSSSQPHKIPNVRQIGSVNPIYNLRLPLLEKIPNETNAGTVIENIDVQCSSSVPSVITAATDKVDSVSQLRHVQKELKLRSNSKGNGMTGDHKKINSMEDVIFRSDDKYLMDQESSLAFPEKSIEIQGHILERVADANSEVHNSSAAEYKILDALSYSRCKDQTKDESSALKRISRISHLDDAEMLDSDRKLCEVNDVNDCRSNEVEMVDSPNVENIALVSGDNGPDEECHRYNTGNNEDICLEVKLSVASGLQSNPDLLKYVNLEEEANQEVDDRIDVIKEPLPGSLKDLSTVANCTHSNTHELSGFLDLRHPNAIAVQVSQEHKPKSDLNGALHPNNTSCKEYEDMDELVLDWLDGCESDPKLSNACIVVTSAIYDGRPDLGAEVDYSNLELAVTRSSMVEQSPEDVHDHTISRDSNVLCDQAASVESDLSLKTTNEEDSVRTLACNSLEGKSPSLFDQTSPSGSILQDNGVIVLGSKTLAEDAETSILRSNHTVNDEMQHELDDSVNSPRDNEAAKELKKSMSGKKQEGLVIIPPSNAVPFSDEWLAAIEAAGEEILTKKGGAVQNSPPNKSPPQLGPYSPVKRKQKQVIGPFDCTKHINPP, from the exons ATGCCATCACCCTCGTTGAGTTATTTTAATCAG ACAAAAGCTTCTTGTTTGCCTGGAACCCATAAGAGCAGTTCACAACCACACAAGATTCCTAATGTGAGGCAAATTGGTTCTGTAAATCCAATTTATAATTTGAGACTGCCGTTACTTGAGAAAATACCAAATGAGACCAATGCTGGTACAGTTATAGAAAACATCGATGTCCAGTGTTCAAGTTCTGTTCCATCTGTTATTACCGCGGCAACGGACAAAGTGGATTCAGTCTCACAACTAAGACATGTGCAGAAAGAACTGAAGCTACGTTCTAATTCAAAAGGTAATGGTATGACAGGCGatcacaaaaaaataaatagcaTGGAAGATGTAATATTTCGGAGTGATGATAAATACTTAATGGATCAGGAGTCCTCTCTTGCCTTCCCTGAAAAAAGTATAGAGATTCAGGGCCACATTTTGGAGAGGGTTGCAGATGCTAATTCAGAAGTCCACAATAGTAGTGCAGCTGAATACAAAATACTTGATGCCTTGTCCTACTCCAGATGTAAAGATCAAACAAAAGATGAGAGTAGTGCATTGAAGAGAATAAGTCGAATTTCACATCTGGATGATGCAGAAATGCTGGACTCAGATAGAAAATTGTGTGAAGTCAATGATGTCAATGATTGCAGGTCTAATGAAGTGGAAATGGTGGACTCCCCTAATGTGGAGAATATTGCATTGGTATCTGGAGACAATGGGCCAGATGAAGAGTGCCACAGATATAACACTGGGAACAATGAAGATATCTGTTTGGAAGTAAAGTTGTCTGTAGCAAGTGGATTGCAAAGTAACCCTGATCTATTGAAGTATGTAAACCtggaagaagaagcaaatcAAGAAGTCGATGATCGTATTGATGTGATTAAGGAACCCCTACCGGGATCTCTCAAGGACCTGTCGACAGTTGCAAATTGCACGCACTCTAATACACATGAACTATCTGGATTTCTTGATCTTCGACATCCAAATGCTATAGCAGTCCAGGTATCACAGGAACATAAGCCCAAATCAGATTTGAATGGAGCTTTGCATCCAAATAATACTTCATGTAAGGAATATGAGGATATGGATGAGCTTGTTTTAGATTGGTTGGATGGTTGTGAAAGTGACCCCAAGTTGTCAAATGCTTGTATAGTAGTAACATCAGCAATATATGATGGCAGACCTGATTTGGGGGCAGAGGTTGACTACTCAAATTTGGAACTTGCAGTGACTAGAAGTTCCATGGTTGAGCAATCACCAGAAGACGTTCACGATCATACAATTTCCAGGGATAGCAATGTGTTATGTGATCAAGCTGCTTCTGTGGAATCTGACTTATCCTTAAAAACAACCAATGAAGAAGATTCTGTTCGAACTTTGGCATGTAATTCATTGGAAGGGAAAAGTCCGTCTCTGTTTGATCAGACATCACCAAGTGGAAGCATTCTGCAGGACAATGGAGTTATTGTATTGGGCAGCAAAACTTTGGCAGAGGATGCTGAAACCAGCATTTTGAGAAGTAATCATACAGTCAATGATGAAATGCAGCATGAATTAGATGACTCTGTGAACTCACCACGAGATAATGAGGCCGCAAAAGAGCT TAAGAAGTCTATGAGCGGAAAGAAGCAAGAAGGGCTTGTAATAATACCACCATCAAATGCTGTTCCATTTTCTGATGAATGGTTGGCTGCAATTGAAGCAGCTGGAGAG GAAATTTTAACCAAGAAAGGTGGTGCTGTACAGAATTCACCCCCGAACAAATCCCCACCTCAACTAGGTCCATATTCACCA gTGAAACGAAAACAAAAGCAAGTAATTGGACCATTTGATTGTACAAAACATATCAACCCCCCGTGA
- the LOC126787367 gene encoding putative B3 domain-containing protein At1g78640, whose product MAETLVFPSLFSSTREGRNQRSALNQTDNRGLNLGLSLGSIDYNPWVIKKKLTASDLGDLCRLLVPKSSTQKHILPFMNKSLNERVHSSNGQTVTVYDSDMNTKHELVFKYWQSAKCYVLQASWKKEFVNVRGLKEGDLIGLYWDARSSIFVFSLLKRAD is encoded by the coding sequence ATGGCTGAAACACTCGTCTTTCCATCTCTGTTTTCTTCAACAAGGGAAGGGCGAAACCAACGTTCTGCGCTCAACCAGACTGACAACAGAGGCCTCAATCTAGGGCTAAGTCTGGGCTCCATTGACTACAACCCATGGGTCATCAAGAAGAAGCTGACGGCCAGCGACCTCGGAGACTTGTGCAGGCTTTTGGTGCCCAAGAGTTCAACCCAGAAGCATATTTTGCcattcatgaacaagagcTTGAACGAAAGGGTTCACAGTAGCAATGGGCAAACGGTTACTGTTTACGACAGTGATATGAACACGAAGCATGAGTTGGTCTTCAAATACTGGCAATCGGCAAAATGTTATGTTCTGCAAGCAAGCTGGAAGAAGGAGTTTGTGAATGTGAGGGGGTTGAAGGAAGGTGATCTAATTGGACTTTACTGGGATGCTCGTAGTTctatttttgtattttctcTACTTAAACGAGCAGACTGA
- the LOC126787366 gene encoding uncharacterized protein LOC126787366 — MNSDLSLFEIAGEDDSLLHPTPLAAAATADDAFFLVSPLQPPRSRPKEVAKANVDRDRDGMNKQNTNLNKIEENKFSLQPQQMKRKKKGGFNMRKSLAWDRAFFEEEGVLNSEELSMITGSGNFNSSGSLSVIEEEASCGGDSAYLQDLEENIFKVIPGSTPKKDRISGGSPLPKHASPARDNAVPGSAGRRKVLSAHDSNRSGSKRSGCPRPMASSSYPFD; from the exons ATGAATTCCGATCTCTCTCTGTTCGAAATTGCCGGCGAAGACGACTCACTCCTCCACCCCACTCCActcgccgccgccgccaccgCCGACGACGCCTTCTTCCTCGTCTCGCCTCTCCAGCCTCCCAGATCCAGACCCAAAG AGGTTGCGAAAGCGAATGTGGATAGAGATAGGGATGGTATGAATAAACAGAACACTAACCTGAACAAGATcgaagaaaacaaatttagTCTCCAGCCGCAGCaaatgaagaggaagaagaaaggagGGTTCAATATGCGCAAAAGCCTCGCTTGGGATCGAGCTTTCTTTGAGGAAGAAG GTGTATTGAATTCCGAAGAACTATCCATGATCACTGGGAGTGGAAATTTTAACTCTAGTGGGTCGTTGTCAGTAATCGAGGAAGAGGCTAGCTGTGGTGGTGATTCGGCATATCTTCAGGACCTTGAGGAAAACATATTTAAGGTGATTCCGGGAAGTACGCCGAAGAAAGATAGGATTAGTGGTGGTAGTCCATTGCCAAAGCATGCTTCACCAGCTAGGGATAATGCAGTCCCTGGTTCTGCG GGCAGGCGGAAGGTGCTTTCGGCACATGATAGCAATAGAAGTGGTTCAAAACGCAGTGGTTGCCCTCGGCCTATGGCGTCTTCTTCATATCCTTTTGACTAA